The Mycolicibacterium brumae DNA window CGTTGTCGACCTCCAGCAGCGTCGGCCGCGAATGCTTCTCGCCGAAGCTGATGTGCAGTCCGGAGTCATCGATGCGCTCGTAGTTCACCCCGGAAAGCTGTTGCACACCTTTGGCTTTCACCGATGCCCGGTGCACCCAGCCGGAGGTCTTGCCCAGCTTGGTTCCCTGCCGGCCGGCGGTTCGCTGCAGCAGGTACACCTCGCGGGCCGGCGGCGCGGGCAACGGTTTGGTCAGCGCGCCGCGCGCCTCGGCGGGGTCGGCCACCCCCCATTCCGCCTTCCACTCCTTGAGATTCAATGTCGGCGACTCGTCGGTGGTCAGCAATTCCGTGACGTCGAACCCGATGCCGCCGGCCCCGATCACCGCCACTCGCGCGCCCACCGGCCTGGTCCCGTAGATCGCCTCCGGATAGGTCAGCACCATCGGGTGGTCGACGCCCGGGATGGACGGCAGCCGCGGCGTCACCCCGGTGGCCAACACCACGTCGTCGAAAGTCGTCAGCTCCTCGGCGCCCACCCGCGAGCCCAGCCGCACATCCACAGCGTGCTTGTTCAGCATCGTCGTGTAGTAGCGGATGGTCTCGGCGAACTCCTCCTTGCCGGGAATCCTTCGCGCCAAATCGAACTGGCCGCCGATGAACTCGTTGGCGTCGAACAGGGTCACCCGGTGTCCACGCGACGCCGCGCTGACCGCCGCTGCCAGCCCGGCCGGCCCGGCGCCCACCACGGCCACCGAGCGCGCCGCGCGGGTCGGCTCAAGCACCAGCGAGGTCTCGCGTCCGGCCCGCGGGTTCAGCAGGCACGACACCTTCTTGTGCACGAACGCGTGATCCAGGCAGGCCTGATTGCAGGCGATGCAGGTGTTGATCTCGTCGGCGGTGTCGGCGGCGGCCTTATTGACCCAGTCCGGATCCGACAGCATCGGGCGCGCCATCGAAATCAATTGCACGTGAGTGTCTTCCAGGATCTGCTCGGCCGCCTCGGGCATGTTGATCCGGTTGGACGCGACCACCGGGATGTCCACGTGCTCGGCCACCGCGCTGGAGATGTCGACGAAGGCGCCCGAGGGCACCGAGGTGACGATCGTCGGGACCCGGGCCTCGTGCCAGCCGAAACCGGAGTTGATCAGCGTCGCCCCGGCGTCCTGCGCCTCCGAGGCCAGCGCCAGAATCTCCTGCCAACTCTGGCCGTTCTCCACGTAGTCGGCCATCGACAGCCGGTAGTCGATGATGAAATCCGGGCCGACGGCCTCGCGGGTGCGGCGCACGATCTCCACCGGCAGCCGGCGGCGGTGCCTCGGGGATCCGCCCCAGCGGTCGGTGCGCTTGTTGGTGGCCGGGGAGAGGAACTGATTGAGCAGGTAACCCTCGCTGCCCATGATCTCGACGCCGTCGTAGCCGGCCTCGCGGGCCAGCAACGCGCAGCGCACGAAGTCGTCGATCGTCTTCACGACACCGCGATCCGACAGCGCGCGCGGCCGGAACGGGTTGATCGGGGCCTTGATCGCCGAGGCGCTCACCGACAGCGGGTGATAGGCGTAGCGGCCGGCGTGCAGCACCTGCAGCAGGATCTTCGCTCCGCCGTCGTGCACGGCGGAGGTGATCCGTCGGTGCCTGCGGGCGTCGGCGCCGGTGGTCATCTCGGCGGCGAACGGCAACAGCCAACCGGTGCGGTTCGGCGCGTATCCGCCGGTGATGATCAGCCCGACGCCGCCGCGAGCCCGTTCGGCGAAATATTCGGCCAGCCGGCCGGTGTCACGGGCGCGGTCTTCCAGCCCGGTGTGCATGGAGCCCATCACCACGCGGTTGCGCAGCGTGGTGAAGCCGAGGTCCAACGGGGACAACAGCTTCGGATAGACACCGGTCACAGCCCGAACGTTATGCGATACCGGCGGTACCGTGCAACCGACCCGACCGAAGCGGCTGAAGTTAGGGCACACTGTGTTGGCGGTCAGGAATCGGCCGGGGATACTGATGGGCGGCCGCAATTCCTCCCGCGGACAGCGGCCCCGCAGTACGCCAGCGCAGTACGGCCCGAGGAGAGTTCAGTGACATACGTGATCGCCGAACCGTGCGTCGACGTGATGGACAAGGCATGCATTGAGGAATGCCCCGTCGACTGCATCTATGAAGGCGCGCGGATGCTCTACATTCACCCCGACGAATGCGTGGACTGCGGCGCCTGCGAACCGGTCTGCCCGGTGGAGGCCATCTTCTACGAGGACGATGTGCCCGACGAGTGGACCGAGTACACCCAGGCCAACGCCGATTTCTTCGACGAACTCGGTTCACCGGGTGGCGCGGCCAAGGTCGGTCAGACCGAACACGATCCGGCCTTCATCAAGTCGCTGGACCCCCGCGGCGAGTGAGCGCGCCGAACCCGGATCGGGCGCACTCCCGGCGGGTGTCGTCTCGGCTGCCGGTGTTCCCGTGGGACACCCTCGCCGAGGCCGCCGACACCGCTCGCGCGCATCCCGAGGGCATCGTCGACCTGTCCGTCGGCACCCCGGTCGATCCGGTGGCGCCGGTCATCCAGCAGGCACTGACCGCCGCCGCCGGCGAGCCCGGCTACCCGGCCACCGCCGGCGCCCCGGCGCTGCGCGCGTCGATCATCGGCTCGCTGCGCCGCCGCTACGGCATCACCGGCCTGCCGGAACACGCCGTGCTTCCGGTGATCGGCACCAAGGAGCTCATCGCCTGGCTGCCCACCCTGCTCGGACTCGACGCCGGCGACCTCGTCGTCATCCCCGAGTTGGCCTACCCGACCTACGACGTGGGCGCCCGGCTGGCCGGCGCGCAGGTGACCGCCGCCGATTCGCTGACCCAGATCGGCCCGCGACGGCCGTCGCTGATCTACCTGAACTCGCCGTCGAACCCGACCGGCAGGGTGCTCGGCGTCGAGCATCTGCGCAAGGTGGTCGGCTGGGCTCGCGAGCGCGGCGTCATCGTCGCCTCCGACGAGTGCTACCTGGGCCTGGCCTGGGACGCCCAGCCGCTGTCGGTGCTGCACCCGGCGGTCTGCGACGACGACCACACCGGGCTGCTGGCCATCCACTCGCTGTCCAAGACCTCGTCGCTGGCCGGCTACCGGGCCGGATTCGTCGCCGGTGACCCGTGGCTGGTGGCCGAACTGCTGGCGGTGCGCAAGCACGCCGGGATGATCGTGCCGACCCCGGTGCAGGCCGCCATGATCGCCGCCCTCGACGACGACGGGCATGAGGCGATCCAGCGCGAGCGGTACGCCCGCCGGCGCCGCAAGCTGCTGCCGGCGCTGCGCCACGCGGGCTTTGCCATCGACAACTCCGAGGCCGGGCTCTACCTGTGGGCCACCCGCGGCGAACCCTGCCGCGACACCGTCAGCTGGCTGGCCGATCGCGGGATCCTGGTCGCGCCGGGGGAGTTCTACGGGCCCAAGGGCGCCCAGCACGTCCGGGTCGCGCTGACCGCGACCGACGACGCCATCGACGCCGCCGTCAAACGCCTGGCCTGACGGTGTTGGACGGGCCGGTCCAGCTTCGACTCAGCTCGGCAAGCTCCGCTGAGCCTTGCTAACCGGCCGCTCGGAGGCTCAGCGCCAGCAACAGCCGCGTCTCCGGATCGTCGAGGGAGGCGCCCAGCAGCTTCGCGATTCGCCGCACCCGGTAGCGCACGGTGTTCGGATGCACGTGCAGCCGCTCGGCGGCGGTCGCCACCTCCCCGAACGCGTCCAGATAAACCCGCAGGGTCTCGGTCAGCATCGCGCCGAGTTTGGCCAACCGCGGGTCCGCCAGCCGCGGATTGGCGGCCACCCAGCTGACGATCTCGTCGAGAATGACGGTGGTGCGGGCCGCTGCGAGCGAGGTCACCCGCTCGATCTGCTCGGGATGGCGGCTCGCGCTGTCGAGCACCCGGTCGATGTCCGCCCGCGCCGCGGCCACGCCGTCCATATTCGCCACCGCGCCGGTGACGGCGCGCAGGTCCAGGTCCAGTTCGGCGCGCATCGCGTGAACCACCCCGCGCGCCCACGACGTGACGGCCACCCCTTTGGTGGCGCCGGGAATGAGCACGTACACCCGCGAGTCCTGGGCGGCCACCTGAGCATCGCGATGAAAAGCGTTGGCGCTCAACGCGAGAATGTCACCGAGGCGAGGGTGGGCGGTGGCGCTCTGCAGGCCGACCACCGTGCCGGGGCCGTCCGCCGGGATGCCGAGCTCTCGGGCCAGCGTCTCAGCGGGGTCCGGTGTTTCGCGCAATCCCAAGAGCTCCTGGACGCGCACGGTGTGGGTGGACGGCGCGGCGGCCAGTCGGGCCATGATCCGGGCTGCCAGCACCGAGGCGCCCCGCAGGGTGTCGTCGGTGTCGTCGGCCAACGCCCGGTCACCCTGTTGCACCCAGATGGTGCCGTCATACCGAGGGGCCCGGCGCGCGTCGGGGGAGGGATGCAGGATTCCCACGGCTCGCCTCGGCCGCAGCCCGAGTTCCGGGCGTTCGTCGACGTGCACCACCTCGCCCTCGGTGCGCACGGCCGCGAAGATGCCCCACTGCGACAGCCACCGCAGATGCTCGGGCGGCCCGGCCCGGCCCAGGATCGACAGCCGGCGCAGCTCGTCGGCGCCGTCCCCGGACGCCGAGTAGGCCAGCACGTGGGACTGCGCGTCTTCGACGGTGACCATGCCGTGGGTGCGATCGGCGATGGACTGGGCCAGCGCGAACAGGTCCGTGCCCGAGTCGTAGCGCGGGTCGGCCGGGTTGGAGTGATGGTCGAAGACATGGTTGACGAACAGGTACAGCCGCTCCCAGCGGGCCTGCGGCTCGACGGCGACGACGGCCGCGCCGAGCGCCCCCGCGCGGGCCACCAGCTCCGGTGGCGGTTCCTTGACGAAGATGGCGGTCGGAACGCGGGTGGCGGCTTGCCCGTCGAGCCAGCCCAGCGCGTCGGCGCCGGCGACGCCGACGAGGAAGAAGACGTCGGCGGACTCGGCGGAGCGGGCCAGCCCCAGCCGGACGTCGTCGGAGTCGATCAGCGCGGCGGAGGCGACCGGCAGGTCCAGACCCCGGGGTGCGCGCACCACGCTGACCAGGGTGGAGTCCAGAGCCTGCAGCAATTGCGCGAGGGCCACACCACTCACCCGCATATTGTCCGATCCTACTAGTCGATGTCAATGACATTGGCGTATCGGCTAAACAAAGCGGCGCGCGACTACGGAAGGCTGATCGGCATGGACGCGATCACCCAGGTACCCGCGCCGGTCAACGAGCCGGTCCACGAATACGCCCCGAACACCCCGGAACGCGCGCGCCTGGAGGCGGCGCTGGCCGACCTGCAGAGCTCGCCGATCGATCTGCCGCACGTCATCGGCGGCAAGCACGCGATGGGTGACGGCGCCCGCATCGACGTCGTGCAACCGCACAACCACGCGCACGTGCTGGGCACCGTGACCAACGCCGGGCACTTCGAGGCCAACGCCGCCGTCGACGCCGCGATGGCCGCCCGCAACGACTGGGCCAACCTGCCGTTCGACGAGCGCGCCGCGGTGTTCCTGCGCGCCGCCGACCTGCTGGCCGGACCGTGGCGGGAGAAGCTCGCCGCGGCCACCATGCTCGGACAGTCCAAGACCGCCTACCAGGCCGAGATCGACACCCCCTGCGAGCTGATCGACTTCCTGCGCTACAACGTGGCGTTCGCCCGCGAGATCATGGCCACCCAGCCGGTCAACTCCCGCGGCGTGTGGAACCGCACCGACTACCGCCCGCTGGACGGCTTCATCTACGCGATCACCCCGTTCAACTTCACCGCCATCGCCGGCAACCTGCCGACCGCGCCGGCCATCATGGGCAACACCGTGGTGTGGAAGCCGTCCATCACCCAGAACTTCGCGGCCTACCTGTTCATGCAGCTGCTCGAAGAGGCGGGCCTGCCGCCGGGCGTGATCAACCTGGTCACCGGCGACGGGCTGGCGGTCTCCGAGGTCGTGATGAACGACCCGCGGCTGGCCGGCATCCACTTCACCGGCTCCACCAACGTCTTCCAGCACCTGTGGCGTCAGGTCGGCGAGAACATCAACAACTACGACGCCTACCCGCGGCTGGTCGGCGAGACCGGCGGCAAGGACTTCGTCGTCGCGCACGCCAGTGCCCAGCCGGATGTGCTGCGCACCCTGCTGATCCGCGGCGCCTTCGACTACCAGGGCCAGAAGTGTTCGGCGGCCTCGCGGGCGTTCATCCCGGCTTCGGTGTGGAACGAGATGGGTGAGGGCTTCCTCGCCGACGTCGAGGCGCTGACCTACGGTGACGTGACCGACCTGTCCAATTTCGGTGGCGCGGTTATCGATTCGCGCTCCTACGCCAAGCAGGTCGCCGCCATCGAGCGCG harbors:
- a CDS encoding NADPH-dependent 2,4-dienoyl-CoA reductase; this translates as MTGVYPKLLSPLDLGFTTLRNRVVMGSMHTGLEDRARDTGRLAEYFAERARGGVGLIITGGYAPNRTGWLLPFAAEMTTGADARRHRRITSAVHDGGAKILLQVLHAGRYAYHPLSVSASAIKAPINPFRPRALSDRGVVKTIDDFVRCALLAREAGYDGVEIMGSEGYLLNQFLSPATNKRTDRWGGSPRHRRRLPVEIVRRTREAVGPDFIIDYRLSMADYVENGQSWQEILALASEAQDAGATLINSGFGWHEARVPTIVTSVPSGAFVDISSAVAEHVDIPVVASNRINMPEAAEQILEDTHVQLISMARPMLSDPDWVNKAAADTADEINTCIACNQACLDHAFVHKKVSCLLNPRAGRETSLVLEPTRAARSVAVVGAGPAGLAAAVSAASRGHRVTLFDANEFIGGQFDLARRIPGKEEFAETIRYYTTMLNKHAVDVRLGSRVGAEELTTFDDVVLATGVTPRLPSIPGVDHPMVLTYPEAIYGTRPVGARVAVIGAGGIGFDVTELLTTDESPTLNLKEWKAEWGVADPAEARGALTKPLPAPPAREVYLLQRTAGRQGTKLGKTSGWVHRASVKAKGVQQLSGVNYERIDDSGLHISFGEKHSRPTLLEVDNVVICAGQDSVRDLEDELRARGIRPHVIGGAALAAELDAKRAIKQGTELAASL
- the fdxA gene encoding ferredoxin, coding for MTYVIAEPCVDVMDKACIEECPVDCIYEGARMLYIHPDECVDCGACEPVCPVEAIFYEDDVPDEWTEYTQANADFFDELGSPGGAAKVGQTEHDPAFIKSLDPRGE
- the dapC gene encoding succinyldiaminopimelate transaminase, producing the protein MSSRLPVFPWDTLAEAADTARAHPEGIVDLSVGTPVDPVAPVIQQALTAAAGEPGYPATAGAPALRASIIGSLRRRYGITGLPEHAVLPVIGTKELIAWLPTLLGLDAGDLVVIPELAYPTYDVGARLAGAQVTAADSLTQIGPRRPSLIYLNSPSNPTGRVLGVEHLRKVVGWARERGVIVASDECYLGLAWDAQPLSVLHPAVCDDDHTGLLAIHSLSKTSSLAGYRAGFVAGDPWLVAELLAVRKHAGMIVPTPVQAAMIAALDDDGHEAIQRERYARRRRKLLPALRHAGFAIDNSEAGLYLWATRGEPCRDTVSWLADRGILVAPGEFYGPKGAQHVRVALTATDDAIDAAVKRLA
- a CDS encoding PucR family transcriptional regulator, with amino-acid sequence MRVSGVALAQLLQALDSTLVSVVRAPRGLDLPVASAALIDSDDVRLGLARSAESADVFFLVGVAGADALGWLDGQAATRVPTAIFVKEPPPELVARAGALGAAVVAVEPQARWERLYLFVNHVFDHHSNPADPRYDSGTDLFALAQSIADRTHGMVTVEDAQSHVLAYSASGDGADELRRLSILGRAGPPEHLRWLSQWGIFAAVRTEGEVVHVDERPELGLRPRRAVGILHPSPDARRAPRYDGTIWVQQGDRALADDTDDTLRGASVLAARIMARLAAAPSTHTVRVQELLGLRETPDPAETLARELGIPADGPGTVVGLQSATAHPRLGDILALSANAFHRDAQVAAQDSRVYVLIPGATKGVAVTSWARGVVHAMRAELDLDLRAVTGAVANMDGVAAARADIDRVLDSASRHPEQIERVTSLAAARTTVILDEIVSWVAANPRLADPRLAKLGAMLTETLRVYLDAFGEVATAAERLHVHPNTVRYRVRRIAKLLGASLDDPETRLLLALSLRAAG
- the pruA gene encoding L-glutamate gamma-semialdehyde dehydrogenase, translating into MDAITQVPAPVNEPVHEYAPNTPERARLEAALADLQSSPIDLPHVIGGKHAMGDGARIDVVQPHNHAHVLGTVTNAGHFEANAAVDAAMAARNDWANLPFDERAAVFLRAADLLAGPWREKLAAATMLGQSKTAYQAEIDTPCELIDFLRYNVAFAREIMATQPVNSRGVWNRTDYRPLDGFIYAITPFNFTAIAGNLPTAPAIMGNTVVWKPSITQNFAAYLFMQLLEEAGLPPGVINLVTGDGLAVSEVVMNDPRLAGIHFTGSTNVFQHLWRQVGENINNYDAYPRLVGETGGKDFVVAHASAQPDVLRTLLIRGAFDYQGQKCSAASRAFIPASVWNEMGEGFLADVEALTYGDVTDLSNFGGAVIDSRSYAKQVAAIERAKSAPGVTIAAGGGYDDSVGYFVRPTVLLSEDPTGEEFSTEYFGPILALHVYPDDKFADILSLVDTGSKYALTGSIVATDRFAVEQASQALRFAAGNFYINDKPSGAVIGQQPFGGSRASGTNDKAGSALNMLRWTSARSIKETLVPPRNHIYPHQGA